A genomic stretch from Pelodiscus sinensis isolate JC-2024 unplaced genomic scaffold, ASM4963464v1 ctg35, whole genome shotgun sequence includes:
- the LOC142824465 gene encoding uncharacterized protein LOC142824465 isoform X1 — MAAESPVESVREEAPRPVCLEDFTAPVALQCGHNSCQAPLSPQGRDTEQQGPLRPNRQLANVVELAKPLSFQAAKRARWDGVCGEHQEALTLFCEENQTPICVVCDRSQAHMVVPKQEAAQEYKEKLETHLKTLREEREKLLRRKTTAEGKSQEYLKWTQAKRQMIVAEFQQLQQFLEEQTQQLLAQLEKLDEEIGRFQIDTVRNLSVQISHISERIGELEGTCQKPGSEFLQDVRSTLSRCETGQFQLPEEISPELEEQVRGFSQKTIALSETLMEFKDTLPSALERARGKSLGAFRQGDGTLTENHEKSLQQEGLEQVSPCGLLLRLSEGHVFQIREQGASCESQHSPKKQQGNHLGEGQGNSSSRSTGEKRNTETVQQEITHQQSPCTCSDCETLTEHQRVHMGEKPFKCSDSGKSFSEHSHFTNHPKIHTRDTPHNCSDCGKNFIKNSQFVIHRMAHTGEKPFNCSACGKSFSQKSNLVTHRRTHTGEKPFNCSDCGKNFSSSSYLVTHRRSHTGEKPFNCSDCEKSFTQISHLVRHRMTHTGEKPFYCSDCGKSFTRGSHLVTHRRIHTGEKPFYCSDCGKSFTRGSYLVTHRRIHTGEKPFNCSDCRKSFSHRTSLLNHKRTHTGKKLFSCSDCGKSFSQCSCITSHQNTYKSVAL, encoded by the exons atggctgcagagagccccgtggaaagtgtccgggaggaagcgccgcgtcccgtctgcctggaggatttcacagcccctgtcgctctgcagtgtgggcacaattcctgccaggcccccctcagccctcagggcagagacactgagcagcagggacccctccggcccaaccggcagctggcaaacgtggtggaactagccaagccgctgagtttccaggcagcaaagagagcaagatgggacggggtgtgcggggagcaccaggaggctctgacgctgttctgtgaagagaatcaaactcccatctgtgtggtgtgtgacagatcccaggctcacatggtggtgcccaaacaggaagctgcccaggagtacaag gaaaaattggagactcatttgaagactctgagggaggaaagagaaaagctgctgagaaggaaaacaacagcagaagggaaaagccaggagtatctg aaatggacccaagccaagaggcagatgattgtggctgagtttcagcagctgcagcagtttcTGGAGGAACAAACGCAGCAACTCCTAGCCCAGCTGGAGAAATTAGATGAGGAAATTGGGAGGTTCCAGATTGACACTGTCAGGAACCTCTCTGTGCAGATTTCCCATATCAGCGAGAGGATTGGGGAACTGGAGGGGACATGTCAGAAGCCAggaagtgaattcctgcag gacgtcagaagcaccctgagtag gtgtgagacggggcaattccagctgccggaagagatttcccctgaactagaagaacaagtcagaggtttctcccagaaaacgattgctctgtcggagactctgatggagttcaaag acactctgccctctgcactggagagagcaagaggaaagtcccttggagctttcagacaag GTGACGGGACACTGACTGAGAACCATGAaaagagtcttcagcaggaaggactggagcaagtgtctccatgtgGACTATTATTGAGACTATCTGAAGGACATGTTTTCCAGATACGTGAGCAAGGAGCGAGctgtgagagtcagcatagcccaaaaaagcagcagggaaatcatctaggagagggacagggtaacTCCAGTagcaggagcacaggggagaaaagaaacacagaaaccgtTCAACAGGAAATCacccatcaacagtcaccctgcacgtgtagtgactgtgaaactcttACTGAACATCAAAGGGTCCATAtgggagagaagcccttcaagtgctctgactctgggaaaagcttcagtgagcactcacactttacaaaccatccgaaaatacatacaagagacacaccccataactgctctgactgtgggaaaaatttCATTAAAAACTCACAATTTGTTATCCATAGGATGGCTCACACAGGGGAGAAGCCTTTTAATTGCTCTgcgtgtgggaaaagcttcagtcagaagtcaaaccttgttacccataggaggacccacacaggagagaaacccttcaattgctctgactgcgggaaaaacttcagtagtagctcataccttgttacccataggaggagccacacaggggagaaacctttcaattgctctgactgcgagaaaagcttcactcagatttcacaccttgttagacataggatgacccacacaggagagaaacccttctattgctctgactgtgggaaaagcttcactagaggctcacaccttgttacccataggaggatccacacaggagagaaacccttctattgctctgactgtgggaaaagcttcactagaggctcataccttgttacccataggaggatccacacaggagagaaacctttcaattgctctgactgtaggaaaagcttcagtcaccgcacaagccttttaaaccataagaggacccacacaggaaagaaacttttcagttgttctgactgtgggaaaagcttcagtcagtgctCCTGCATTACTAGTCATCAGAATACATACAAGAGTGTTGCCTTATAG
- the LOC142824469 gene encoding zinc finger protein 688-like → MAVVEPVSFEEVAVYFSEEEWALLDTGQRAFYRDVMQENYEAVSWLGFPISKAHVLSWVEQGEELQIPDLQGCEEGEIISDTHTAGDGMLNEKSERSFQEEGRERMAPCGVLVERCEGHVSQSPEQGETHESQRSLQRQQGNHPEAGQDKSSQRSRRLKTKKETVQKKIPHQHSPCACSDCVTPIKHERAQTGEKPFSCSDCGKSFCQRSHLVIHRRAHTGEKPFSCSDCGKSFSRRSHLVVHRRAHTGEKPFSCSDCGKSFCQRSHVVIHRRVHTGEKPFSCSDCRKRFNDRSQLVVHRRAHTGEKPFSCSDCGKSFCQRSHLVIHRRVHT, encoded by the exons atggccgtggTGGAGCcagtgagcttcgaggaggtggctgtgtatttctctgaggaggaatgggctctgctggacacGGGCCAGAGAGCcttctacagggatgtgatgcaggagaattacgaggctgtgagctggctgg GATTTCCTATTTCCAAAGCTCATgtgctctcctgggtggagcaaggggaagagctgcagatccctgatctccaaggctgtgaggaaggggagatcatcagtgacacccacacag caggtgatgggatgctgaatgAGAAGAGTGAGAGGAGTTTTCAGGAGGAAGGACGTGAGCGAATGGCTCCATGTGGGGTGTTAGTGGAAAGAtgtgaagggcatgtttctcagagtcctgagcaaggagagactcATGAGAGTCAGCGTAgtctacaaaggcagcagggaaaccatccagaagcaggacaggataaatccagtcagaggagcagaaggttgaaaacaaagaaagaaactgttcaaaagaaaatcccccatcaacattcaccttgtgcttgcagtgactgtgtaactcctattaaacatgaaagagcccaaacaggagagaaacccttcagctgctctgactgtgggaaaagcttctgtcagaggtcacaccttgttatccataggagagcccacacaggggagaaacctttcagctgctctgactgtgggaaaagcttcagtcggaggtcacaccttgttgtccataggagagcccacacaggagagaaacccttcagctgctctgactgtgggaaaagcttctgtcAGAGGTCACAcgttgttatccataggagagttcacacaggagagaaacccttcagctgctctgactgtaggaaaagattcaatgaccggtcacagcttgttgtccataggagagcccacacaggagagaaacccttcagctgctctgactgtgggaaaagcttctgtcagaggtcacaccttgttatccataggagagttcacacgtga
- the LOC142824465 gene encoding zinc finger protein RFP-like isoform X2, with the protein MAAESPVESVREEAPRPVCLEDFTAPVALQCGHNSCQAPLSPQGRDTEQQGPLRPNRQLANVVELAKPLSFQAAKRARWDGVCGEHQEALTLFCEENQTPICVVCDRSQAHMVVPKQEAAQEYKEKLETHLKTLREEREKLLRRKTTAEGKSQEYLKWTQAKRQMIVAEFQQLQQFLEEQTQQLLAQLEKLDEEIGRFQIDTVRNLSVQISHISERIGELEGTCQKPGSEFLQDVRSTLSRCETGQFQLPEEISPELEEQVRGFSQKTIALSETLMEFKDTLPSALERARGKSLGAFRQEFPCS; encoded by the exons atggctgcagagagccccgtggaaagtgtccgggaggaagcgccgcgtcccgtctgcctggaggatttcacagcccctgtcgctctgcagtgtgggcacaattcctgccaggcccccctcagccctcagggcagagacactgagcagcagggacccctccggcccaaccggcagctggcaaacgtggtggaactagccaagccgctgagtttccaggcagcaaagagagcaagatgggacggggtgtgcggggagcaccaggaggctctgacgctgttctgtgaagagaatcaaactcccatctgtgtggtgtgtgacagatcccaggctcacatggtggtgcccaaacaggaagctgcccaggagtacaag gaaaaattggagactcatttgaagactctgagggaggaaagagaaaagctgctgagaaggaaaacaacagcagaagggaaaagccaggagtatctg aaatggacccaagccaagaggcagatgattgtggctgagtttcagcagctgcagcagtttcTGGAGGAACAAACGCAGCAACTCCTAGCCCAGCTGGAGAAATTAGATGAGGAAATTGGGAGGTTCCAGATTGACACTGTCAGGAACCTCTCTGTGCAGATTTCCCATATCAGCGAGAGGATTGGGGAACTGGAGGGGACATGTCAGAAGCCAggaagtgaattcctgcag gacgtcagaagcaccctgagtag gtgtgagacggggcaattccagctgccggaagagatttcccctgaactagaagaacaagtcagaggtttctcccagaaaacgattgctctgtcggagactctgatggagttcaaag acactctgccctctgcactggagagagcaagaggaaagtcccttggagctttcagacaag AGTTTCCTTGCAGTTAA